ACAGGCGCAACGGGCGCGGGGCTTCGGCAAGACGGGTTTCGGCGAGGCGGCCGATCTGCGGGGTGTAGTCGCTGCGGAGCGCCATCATCCGCAAGGACAGCGGATCGACGAAGCGGAACATGCGGCGCGATTGAATGCCCGCCATGCGCGCGGCAAAGCTGCGTTCGAATTCGATGGAGGGGGGCATGACCCGGTCATAGCCGTGGCCGTGCATCGTGCCGTGGATGGCGCGCATCACACGCGTGGCCGTGGCCGCATCGCGCGGCAGGCGGTCTTCGAGGCCCTCAGGCAGCAGATCGGGGTCGCTGTTATCCATGACGCGCGCCCTTAGCGGGGAATTTGCGGCGTGTCGATGAAGGGCTGGTCAGTGTGCAAACTTGAGGTTGGAAGCCCACCCCCAACCCCTCCCGCTTGCGAGAGGGGCGAAGTTTAGGTGTCCTCCCGATTGCGGGAGGGGGGAAGTTTAGGTGCCCTCCCGCTTGCGGGAGGGGGAGTTACGGTCGGCCCTTCTACTCCCCTCCCGCGGGCGGGAGGGGCTGGGGGTGGGCTTCCGCGCTCCGTCAGATCAGAACTTCAGCGCCTTGACCACGCGGACGCCCTTGATGTCGCAAGCGGCCTTGAGCACGTCCTGCGGGACCGGGTTGTCGAGCGAGAGCAGCAGCACCGCTTCGCCACCGGCATCGCGGCGGCCAAGGTGGAAGGTGCCGATGTTGATGCTGTTTTCACCCAGCAGCGTACCGATGCGGCCGATGAAGCCGGGTGCGTCGGTGTTGACGATGTAGAGCATGTCGCCATCGAGATCGGCTTCGATGCCGATGCCGAAGATTTCGACCAGACGCGGCTGGCCGTTGCCGAACAGCGTTCCTGCGACCGAGCGTTCGCCCTGCGACGTGCCCACGGTGACGCGGACCAGCGTACGGTATTCGCCTTCACGGTCATGGCGCACTTCGCGCACGTCCAGCCCGCGTTCCTTGGCGAGGAACGGCGCGTTGACCATGTTCACGGTCTGCGAATACTGCTTCATCAGACCGGCCAGAACCGCTGCGGTGATCGGCTTCTGGTTCAGTTGCGCGGCGGCCCCTTCGACCTCGATCGAAATCTTGGTCAGGTTGTCATGCGCCAACTGGCCGACAAGGCTGCCGAGCTTTTCCGCCAGCGCCATGTAAGGCTTCAGCTTGGGCGCTTCCTCTGCCGAAAGCGACGGCATGTTGAGCGCGTTGGTGACGCCGCCGGTGACGAGGAAATCGGCCATCTGTTCGGCCACCTGCAACGCGACGTTGACTTGCGCTTCGTTGGTCGAGGCGCCGAGATGCGGGGTGCAGATGAAGTTCGGGGTGCCGAACAGCGGCGATGCCTTGGCCGGTTCCACTTCGAACACGTCGAGCGCGGCGCCTGCAACCTGTCCCGAATCGAGTGCGTCCTTCAGGGCGGCTTCGTCGATCAGACCGCCGCGCGCGCAGTTGATGATGCGGACGCCCTTCTTTGTCTTGGCGAGGTTTTCTCTGGAGAGGATATTGCGGGTCTGGTCGGTCAGCGGCGTATGCAGCGTGATGAAATCGGCCTTGGCCAGCAGTGTATCGAGATCGGCCTTTTCCACGCCCATTTCGATGGCGCGTTCCGGCGTCAGGAATGGATCGAACGCGACGACCTTCATCTTGAGGCCAAGCGCGCGGCTGGCGACGATCGAGCCGATATTGCCCGCGCCGATCAGGCCGAGCGTCTTGCCGGTGACTTCGATGCCCATGAAGCCGTTCTTGGGCCATGTGCCTGCCTGGGTCTGCGCATTGGCTTCGGGGATCTGGCGGGCGAGGGCAAACATCAGCGCGATGGCGTGTTCGGCGGTGGTGATAGAATTGCCGAACGGAGTGTTCATCACCACCACGCCCTGCGCCGAAGCTGCTGGAATATCGACATTGTCGACGCCAATGCCGGCGCGGCCGATGACCTTGAGGTTGGTGGCAGCGGCAAGGATTTCCCTGGTCACCTTGGTGGACGAACGGATGGCAAGGCCATCGTATGCGCCGATGCGGGCGACCAGCTGTTCCGCGGTTTCGCCGGTGATCACGTCAACATCGCAGCCCATTTCGGTGAAGATGCGGGCGGCGTTGGGGTCCATCTTGTCAGAGATGAGAACTTTGGGCTTGGTCATGATTCGATCCAGTCCGATGTAAAAAGCAGTCGTCATGCTGAACTTGTTTCAGCATCCATCCGTCGGCAGGAAATGTCGGTGCCGGGGGAGGCATGGACCCTGAAACAAGTTCAGGGTGACGGTTGGTTTCAGGAGGGCTTCGGCGTCATCCCGGATCAAGTCCGGGGTGACGCAAAGAGATGTGGTTTAGGCAGCAGCCAGTTCGGCCTGAACCGTCGCGTATGCCCAATCGAGCCACGGGCCGAGGTCAGTGATGTCTTCGGCGTTGACGGTCGCTCCGCACCAGATGCGCAAGCCTGCGGGGGCATCGCGGTATCCGGCGATGTCGTAGGCCGCATCCTGCTTTTCGAGCAGGGCAGCGAACTTCTTGATGAAGTCTGCATCCGCCCCTTCGACCGAGAGGCAGACCGAAGTCTTCGACCGGGTTGCTTCATCGGCGCAGAGGTGCGCAAGCCACGAGCGCTCTTCGACGATCTTGTCCAGCGCAGCCGCATTGGCATCGCTGCGCGCCTTGAGGCCTTCGAGACCGCCCAGATCCTTCGCCCATTCGAGCGCGAAGATCGCGTCTTCGACGGCGAGCATCGAAGGGGTGTTGATCGTTTCGCCCTTGAACACGCCTTCGGCCAGCTTGCCCTTGGACACAAGACGGAACACCTTGGGGAGCGGCCATGCCGGGGTGTAGGTTTCCAGCCGTTCGACGGCGCGGGGGCCGAGGATCAGAACGCCATGGCCACCCTCGCCGCCCAGGACCTTCTGCCAGGAGAAGGTGGCGACGTCGATCTTCGACCAGTCGATGTCGTAAGCGAAGACGGCCGAGGTGGCGTCTGCGAACGAAAGACCCTCGCGGTCGGCCGGGATGAAGTCGGCGCTGGGAACGCGGACGCCGGACGTGGTGCCGTTCCACGTGAACAGCACGTCGTTCGACCAGTCGATCTGCGACAGGTCTGGAATCTGGCCATAATCGGCGCGCAGGACCGTGGGATCGAGCTTGAGCTGCTTGGCAGTATCGGTCACCCAGCCCTCACCGAACGATTCCCAGGCCAGGGTGGTGACGGGGCGGGCGCCCAGCATCGTCCACATCGCCATTTCGAAAGCGCCGGTATCAGACCCCGGAACGATGCCGATGCGGTGCGTATCGGGCAGCTGCAGCACTTCGCGCATCAGGTCGATGCTGTACTGAAGACGCGTCTTGCCGATCTTGGCGCGGTGTGACCGGCCCAGCGATTCGGAGCTAAGCTTTTCGGGAGAATATCCGGGCGGCTTTGCGCAGGGACCGGACGAGAAGAACGGGCGCGCAGGCTTGCGAGCCGGAATAGCAACAGACATGTAGTCTCTCCTTACAGAGAGCACGCGCGGCGTTGGGACCGCGTGGCCCGCTGGCCCCTCTAGAGACGCGGCGGGGATTGTCAATCGCGATCGGTAGTGTGCGTTGGGGATGCGGCGGATGCCCACCCCACTGCGACTAAATTCGCCTACGGCTCATTAAGTCTCGCGGCCCTCCCGCCCGCGGGAGGGCGAAGTAAGGCATTTCTTCCCCCCTCCCGCAGGCGGGAGGGGCCGGGGGTGGGCTTTCTTTTACTTTCCAACCGTCTCCGACAGCATTGCGGCAGTGCGTGGGCTGCACCAATTATGCGCGCCGATCATCCGCCACACTTCCTTGCCCTGAGAATCGTAAAGGACAGTCGTTGGCAGCATTCCGGTTTCATAATGAAAACCGAGATTGTTGTCCGGATCGAGCCACGGTTCCAATTTAGCGAATTTCCGCTCTGTATAGAATGCGGCGACTTTATCGGCACCGGCCATGTCCTGCGAAACGGTCAGCACGCGAAGCTTATCGGCATAGTCCACCCCCAGTTTATCGAGAACAGGCAT
This genomic interval from Novosphingobium sp. CECT 9465 contains the following:
- the serA gene encoding phosphoglycerate dehydrogenase, whose translation is MTKPKVLISDKMDPNAARIFTEMGCDVDVITGETAEQLVARIGAYDGLAIRSSTKVTREILAAATNLKVIGRAGIGVDNVDIPAASAQGVVVMNTPFGNSITTAEHAIALMFALARQIPEANAQTQAGTWPKNGFMGIEVTGKTLGLIGAGNIGSIVASRALGLKMKVVAFDPFLTPERAIEMGVEKADLDTLLAKADFITLHTPLTDQTRNILSRENLAKTKKGVRIINCARGGLIDEAALKDALDSGQVAGAALDVFEVEPAKASPLFGTPNFICTPHLGASTNEAQVNVALQVAEQMADFLVTGGVTNALNMPSLSAEEAPKLKPYMALAEKLGSLVGQLAHDNLTKISIEVEGAAAQLNQKPITAAVLAGLMKQYSQTVNMVNAPFLAKERGLDVREVRHDREGEYRTLVRVTVGTSQGERSVAGTLFGNGQPRLVEIFGIGIEADLDGDMLYIVNTDAPGFIGRIGTLLGENSINIGTFHLGRRDAGGEAVLLLSLDNPVPQDVLKAACDIKGVRVVKALKF
- a CDS encoding phosphoserine transaminase, producing the protein MSVAIPARKPARPFFSSGPCAKPPGYSPEKLSSESLGRSHRAKIGKTRLQYSIDLMREVLQLPDTHRIGIVPGSDTGAFEMAMWTMLGARPVTTLAWESFGEGWVTDTAKQLKLDPTVLRADYGQIPDLSQIDWSNDVLFTWNGTTSGVRVPSADFIPADREGLSFADATSAVFAYDIDWSKIDVATFSWQKVLGGEGGHGVLILGPRAVERLETYTPAWPLPKVFRLVSKGKLAEGVFKGETINTPSMLAVEDAIFALEWAKDLGGLEGLKARSDANAAALDKIVEERSWLAHLCADEATRSKTSVCLSVEGADADFIKKFAALLEKQDAAYDIAGYRDAPAGLRIWCGATVNAEDITDLGPWLDWAYATVQAELAAA